In the Longimicrobiaceae bacterium genome, GATCGACGGGCTCGGGCTCCACCGGCAGCGGCACCGGCTCGGTGGGTTCGAGCGGATCGACCAGTAGCAGCGGCACCACGGGATCGACGGGCTCGGGCTCCACCGGCTCGACGAGCTCCGGT is a window encoding:
- a CDS encoding cell surface protein translates to PELVEPVEPEPVDPVVPLLLVDPLEPTEPVPLPVEPEPVDPVVPLLPVDPLEPTEPVPLPVEP